The following are encoded together in the Bacillus cereus group sp. RP43 genome:
- a CDS encoding Ger(x)C family spore germination protein: MKHLLKIIIIMFLAGSISGCSELEEIEERGFVVGAAYDIVKEKQSNPIMKGTYQMVLPSKLAQQGGQGDGDSENYINVSAKADGVFEQIRIIAKKISRTLFFPHIQVIIFSKDLLGNPYVLQNTLDVYIRDHEMRRNIRLFVSKENAEAILKQSAKPENLPAQYIDMLAEHPPKNAQMIEAARIGEVQEKMISNQSFVLPILELTKQGVQMNGAALFRGKDNKCVGSLSGEQTLGMNYIIGKKIGGFFTIRKKDQLITYEIHKMHRKIKVSTENATKPKFDIHLSLEGTLAELHFSDHKQIMSENRLKKNIAEEMEKRIQKSIKLVQKKYKVDVLELGEVYKRHNYKEWKKISKNWDQGENYFSNAEITVRVHPTIAHSGSALPKRVK, translated from the coding sequence ATGAAACACCTTCTTAAAATTATAATAATTATGTTTTTAGCTGGATCTATTAGTGGGTGCTCTGAGCTGGAGGAGATAGAAGAAAGGGGATTTGTAGTAGGGGCGGCTTACGATATTGTGAAGGAAAAACAATCAAATCCAATTATGAAAGGGACGTATCAGATGGTACTTCCCAGTAAGTTAGCGCAACAAGGTGGACAAGGCGATGGAGATAGTGAAAATTATATTAATGTTAGTGCGAAAGCAGATGGTGTCTTTGAGCAAATACGAATTATCGCTAAAAAAATTAGTCGTACATTATTTTTCCCACATATACAAGTGATAATTTTCTCTAAAGATTTACTAGGAAATCCATATGTTTTACAAAATACGTTAGATGTATATATTCGCGATCATGAAATGAGAAGAAATATTCGTTTGTTCGTTTCGAAGGAGAATGCAGAGGCGATTTTAAAGCAGAGTGCAAAGCCTGAAAATTTACCGGCGCAGTATATTGATATGTTAGCTGAACATCCTCCGAAAAATGCCCAAATGATTGAGGCTGCGAGAATTGGTGAAGTGCAGGAAAAGATGATTTCCAACCAAAGTTTCGTATTACCTATTCTCGAACTAACAAAACAAGGGGTACAAATGAATGGGGCAGCGCTGTTTCGTGGGAAGGATAATAAGTGTGTAGGCAGTTTAAGTGGAGAACAAACATTAGGAATGAATTATATAATAGGTAAAAAAATTGGAGGTTTTTTTACTATCCGCAAAAAAGACCAGCTTATTACATATGAAATTCATAAGATGCACCGAAAGATTAAAGTATCTACGGAAAATGCTACAAAACCGAAGTTTGATATTCATTTATCTTTGGAAGGGACATTAGCTGAGTTGCATTTTAGTGATCATAAACAAATTATGAGTGAAAATCGATTAAAGAAAAACATCGCGGAGGAAATGGAGAAACGCATCCAAAAATCGATTAAGCTTGTTCAAAAAAAATATAAGGTAGATGTATTAGAATTAGGGGAAGTATATAAGCGACATAATTATAAAGAGTGGAAAAAGATAAGTAAGAATTGGGATCAAGGTGAAAATTACTTTAGTAATGCTGAAATTACTGTTCGTGTTCATCCAACGATTGCACATTCAGGTTCAGCTTTACCGAAGAGAGTGAAATAA